The Bacteroidota bacterium genomic sequence ACCATCTGAGGTGCCGCCTGATCGTTCAGCTACCCCTGAATCGCTACCGCTTTGCCGCAGAATTTTTTCCTGGGTAGCCGCAACCGTGGCGGTTGCGGTACCTGTCATGGTTGCGGTAGCTGATGAAACGCCCGAAGCTGTGCCCGGGTGATTGTGAGAGGGCATTTCTGCGATTGATAAAGTCACTGTTTCTATTCCGCCTCTAGCACCCATTGGGTAATGGTGCAAACCTGGGCTCTGGCCGGCGGTCACTACAGCGCGTCCCCGGAGGTCTGGCAAGGCGAAAGTAGTGCGCCCATCGCCGCCATACATTGTGCCATAAAGCGAAAAGAGTGCAGTATTTTGTGCGATGGAAAGCAACTGACCTTGGGCCGGCGTCCAGCCACGGGGGCAGAAATTAAATCCGAATGTGGCAACTTGGCCAATATATGGATCAGTTTGGGCATTCGAATCTGCGGGCGTTACTGCTGAAACGCCGAAGATGAAGCAGCAGCAAAAAAGTAATTGTTTTACAGTGCGCATAGTATTCTCCTGATAAAAAGATGCATCCAGTTTTGCATTAGTCTGGGTGCGTGGGAATCCAAAAGTGGAATGGTTGTCTTTTGGGGACAGTGTTCATGAATAGACACACCAAAAAGCTGCAAAAAGGCGCATGGCTTACGGGAGAATTTTCTCTAAACAGAAAAAGGCGAGCCGAAGAAATCGGCTCGCCTTTCTGGGATCAGCAAAAAACTGTTTTATTTCATCAGCATAAGCGGCCGGGTTTGGGCACGCTCGTCAAGTGTGATGCGGATGAAGTACATGCCGGCTGGCATATCACCGGGCTCCCAGGCAAACTGCTGGGTGCCGGCAGCAGCCTGTTCATCTGCCATCTGGTGTACGCGGCGGCCAAGCACATCAAATACATCTACGGCAAGTGCTGCTGGCTGCTCCAGCGTAACTTCAACCTGCACGCGGCCCTGTGCCGGGCTCGGGTAGATGTCGAAAGAAGTCAGCACGCCACCCAGCTCATCTTCAACTGACGTTGCAGTCTGGCCGTAGTTGTAGGTATCGCGTTCGTCGTTTACCAGCGCTGAGCGCTTACCTGTACCGTCGTCAATCTGGTATATTTCTTCGATGGGGTCGCCGTCGCTGTCATATGTGGCGAAGTAGGCGAAGTCGGTAAACCAGCCGCCGGCGCCATCGGGTAATTGATCGAGTTCTTCGATCAATAGGTCCATGTCGTTATACGTTGACAGGATGCGGTTGGACGGATCAGCTGTACCTAACAACAGACTAGAACTCAACTCCTCAATGGGAAGTCCGGCGTCATTAAGGGTGAAGACTGTTTGCTCAAAATTGAACCAGCCACCCATGCCATCAGGAAACTGGGAGAGTTCAGTGACCATGTTATCCTGGTAGGTCTTCGTCTCTCGGGTCAAAAACTCCCAGGCAGACATATCTCCATTCCAGGCTTCAAACAAACGGATGGACTCCCTGCCTTGATCGTCAAATTCAATCGTCTCCCGAGAAAAATTCTCAAACATCCCGGTGCTTTCGTCTTCTCCCTGTGAAATCGTGATGCTGCTCTCATCTGTAATCACTGTTTCAGAGATGAAAAGTGAATTCCATTCACCATTTTCAAGTTCTTGTCCTTCAAACCTGAGCTGGTTACCCATGTCGTCCCATTCAGAAAGAATGCGCTGCATACTAACCCATTCAGTTCCGCTCCAGGTATCAAATATCGACTCTGAAACGAAGCCATTGTTGTCTCTTGCAACAATGGTTTGCCGTTCTGCTGGTACCCAGCTAGCACCATCCCATTCGTTGCTAACAAATTGTGTCTGGAGGTCGCCATTGTAAAAAACCTCAAAAAATATGTTGTTAACCCAGGCTTCGTTTTCCCATACCTCACCCAGAACACTCGCCAATGGATCGTCGGCGCTGAGTTTGGGTAATTTGGCATGGGCTCCACGAGAAAGCAGGCACATGTGTTTTTGCTCTGAGGTAAGGTCGCTTTGGGCCAGTGTGAAATAGGTACCAGTTGTACCCTCCAACATCTGGGCCGGCAGCAGTTGCTGATCTGCCGCCTTGGCTGTCAGGCTTTCGATTGT encodes the following:
- a CDS encoding T9SS type A sorting domain-containing protein, coding for MKRTVTLFTLLLLVFSVQIAAAQQCPTIESLTAKAADQQLLPAQMLEGTTGTYFTLAQSDLTSEQKHMCLLSRGAHAKLPKLSADDPLASVLGEVWENEAWVNNIFFEVFYNGDLQTQFVSNEWDGASWVPAERQTIVARDNNGFVSESIFDTWSGTEWVSMQRILSEWDDMGNQLRFEGQELENGEWNSLFISETVITDESSITISQGEDESTGMFENFSRETIEFDDQGRESIRLFEAWNGDMSAWEFLTRETKTYQDNMVTELSQFPDGMGGWFNFEQTVFTLNDAGLPIEELSSSLLLGTADPSNRILSTYNDMDLLIEELDQLPDGAGGWFTDFAYFATYDSDGDPIEEIYQIDDGTGKRSALVNDERDTYNYGQTATSVEDELGGVLTSFDIYPSPAQGRVQVEVTLEQPAALAVDVFDVLGRRVHQMADEQAAAGTQQFAWEPGDMPAGMYFIRITLDERAQTRPLMLMK
- a CDS encoding tail fiber protein, with product MRTVKQLLFCCCFIFGVSAVTPADSNAQTDPYIGQVATFGFNFCPRGWTPAQGQLLSIAQNTALFSLYGTMYGGDGRTTFALPDLRGRAVVTAGQSPGLHHYPMGARGGIETVTLSIAEMPSHNHPGTASGVSSATATMTGTATATVAATQEKILRQSGSDSGVAERSGGTSDGTISAPTVTVSLDNLAISSIDVNGLAVTTHNVGGNQAHENRMPYLAMTSCVALVGVFPSRN